The region AAACCCTCGCTCCTCATAGAATCGCTTCGCTGTTGCTGAAATCGCATGCACCAGAATGGCTCGAATGCCAGCGATCTCTGCCGCCTGGACCGTACGCAAAATGACATCGCGTAGAAGACCGGCCCCAATCCCCTGGCACTGATACTCCCGATCAACTGCAAGCCGCCCTAGCACCATCACCGGCAGCGGGTCAGGCATGTTGCGCCGCACGCGCCCAGGCGCGTTCGCCAATGCCACCGCCCCAACCGCCAGGGTATAGTAGCCCACGACTCGCTTCTCCACACAGACCACATACGTACGGGACGCGCCACTCGCTTCATTCTGCAGTGCGCGTCGACGAAGCCATTCGTCCAAGACCGCCTCGCCGGAGCCGAAACGGGATAAATCATGGTGCGCGGAGAGTTTTTCTGGTGAGCGGAGTCCTTCTGGGTGGGTCATCGCTCCCACGGCGCACGTTGTTGAAGGAGACGTCGCAGCTTCGGGTTACTCGTCGGAGGAGTATCGAGCATCGCGGCAAAGCGCTTGAATGCGTCTTGGGAGAGGGCAAAGTACCGTTGGTCGAGCAGAACCGCTTCCGCTTCCCGACACACCGTTTCGAGCATGAAATCAGACCGGCTTTTTCCCAGAGCCTCTGCCGCCCGGTCGATCAGCCCTTTCTGTTTCTGACTGGCGCGTATGTTGATTGTCTCGCTGCGTCCCGCTGTCTCTCTCGATAG is a window of Nitrospira sp. DNA encoding:
- a CDS encoding GNAT family N-acetyltransferase; amino-acid sequence: MTHPEGLRSPEKLSAHHDLSRFGSGEAVLDEWLRRRALQNEASGASRTYVVCVEKRVVGYYTLAVGAVALANAPGRVRRNMPDPLPVMVLGRLAVDREYQCQGIGAGLLRDVILRTVQAAEIAGIRAILVHAISATAKRFYEERGFVSSPVEPLTVMISVIEAVRQLDTKGK
- a CDS encoding DUF1778 domain-containing protein; this translates as MVKTLSRETAGRSETINIRASQKQKGLIDRAAEALGKSRSDFMLETVCREAEAVLLDQRYFALSQDAFKRFAAMLDTPPTSNPKLRRLLQQRAPWER